The genomic DNA CAATTAGAGCGGACTCCTCTGTTTGAACGTTTATGTGCTCATTGTCTGAACGCGTCTCTTCCGAATAAGACCACGGACTGCAGGTTCGCGTTGAAAGGTTCGAACAGTGTTCAGTTTCATCAAAGGCACTATTTTTGGTCCATATTAACAAACGAGACTGCTTGTTACAATGTGGATCTCGACAGCTACTTGAATCTGTGTTGTTTTCGTGACCAACGGGGAGAAAAGGAAGAGTTGGGCTATCGTACTGCAGCTCaaagagagacaaacaggaagagttCAGACCAGGAGCTTCACTGGTGGCTTCTGGGAGATGAGGCTCCTCCAGGTTTCCAGGCAGCGTGCCGATGGTGAATGGAACGCCGTCCAAAGCGGGGGAGAGCTGAACGGGAGAGTCCCCTGCAAAGCTTTCTCCATCTATATCTTCAGAGCTAGAGGATAAATAACATGCCCAGAACTGAGCCATGTTTTCCAAATCCTGCACGAAGAACCCATCATCTCCCAAAGCATCCAGACAGCCCATCCTTATTGCACTTTCCCCTTGCAGCTCAAGGCCATCTAACACTAAACAACATTCTGCCTCAAAGTCTCTTTGCTCTTCACTCTTCTGTCGAATCATGTTCAAGATCCGACTCTCTTGTACCAAGTCTGAGGCACTAGGATCCAATATGGATTGATAAATATCGACTTCATAGAAGTGGGTGAATTCGGACAGATACTCATCATCTAACCCTCTACTATCCTCAGGCGGCGGGCAGCTTGAGGTCCCATTGAGTTCGGTAGCATCCTCATCTGCGTCGCCCGGCACCTCAACAAAGTGCCCGTCGACAAAGGTGCCTGCTGCCAGATACGCCCTCTGGAAGCTTGTGTTGGCAATGCAGATGCCTTGCATTCTCTCAGACAGCCTTCCGAAGTCGGTGGACGTAGTGGAGTCGTCTGGAGAGTCCACCTTGCTCCGGTACTTTGTTTCCAGTTTGCTCCTTCTACTACTGAAAGGTACTAAATACTCCGTGATGGGCTCAGTGTACCACAGGGGCTCCTCCATGTACTCCTTTTTGTTGCTGGCCTCCGCTCCAGACTCCTTTTCTTCCCACCAGCCTGGATCTTCTCCAATTTCCTTCAGCTGTCTTCTCCCCTTTTTGTAGAGCTGCGTTTGCCTCACAGGGCCTCCAGtggcgctgctgctgctgttgcctccaGCATTCCGCCGCTCCTCTTTGTCGACGGCCTTCAGAGCCAGCTTCACTTGTCCACTGTGGCACCCCCTCTTACTCCTGCTGAACACCTCCTTGGACCTGTGCCTGATCCTGCCCGCCTTGCTGCTGGAAGTCTTGGAGTCGCCCTGGTTCCCGCTGGAGCTCGAGCCAGCCTCACTAGAACCAGAGGACCAGGAACGAGGGCGATACTTGCCCTCTGACCTGTGCCTCACCTGCTTCTTGCCATGGACGGTGGCTCGGTCCTCTGCTGTTGCGCCACCATGGAAtcgtttctctttctccttcttgcTGCGTCTCTGCTGGGTTCTCTGGCTGGTTGGGTTAGTGCTGCATGCCTCAGGTGTTTTCTCCTTAGCGGCTTCACCATCACTGTTGCAATCTTTCGGGGAGGAGGTGTCGGTGCTGGTCTGCGGGGCCACGGAAGATGAGGAACCGGAGTAAGCAATGGCTCTAGCCTTGTTCCACACCGTCATGATCTCTTGGAGACAAACAGATTTCTCTGACAAAGGAGGAAAAGCTTCATAATACCTGCAACAACGAGAGAAAACGTTGTCCATTAAGTTCAATACATAAAATACAACCAAGCATATCAAATTAATTACCACATTTTAAATGGGCATACAACAAAATCAAATATGAATAGTTGTGCCGGCTGATCAGGACATTATTATGAATACAGTATTATTGCGGTTTTGGGTCAAACTTACATTTCAACCTGGTCCTTTGAGGAAGGGGACTCAACTCCTTCAGGAGACTGAGATCCATCAGATTTCTTGAGCTGTTTATCTTCTGTGAAGAGATAATATGATAAGGTGTGTCATATTTACTAGTTTGTTATAAAAATGGCAGAGAATGTATAAACACAAGATGCAAACCTTTCTGTTTGTTCTGGATGTCCTTGAGTTTGGAGCAAAGCTCCTCAACCAGGCTCTCAATTCCAGAGTTCTTTGGGGGTAAAAGAAAGGAGAACAGTCAAATCTAAGAATTAATCTAGCAAAGAAACCATTGCTGACCAGTCATGAAGTGATTGGATGTATCCAACATTATAAAAATGGATAGTTCGAGtcatgaatgctgattggctgacaggcatggtataccacaggtatgacaaaacatgtaggtttactgctttaattacgttggtaaccagtttataatagcaataaggcacctcgggggtttgtggtatatggccaatataccacagctaagggctgtgtccaggcactctgcgttgcagATAATAGCCCTTAACCTGGTACATTGATCATGTTAAATTGTGCCTTATTGCGTAAATAACACTTGAGGATTGGAACAATTTTTTTGAAGGCAACTTTATAAACACTGACTAGAGGGTATTAACATGGGCCAGACAAAAGACAAACCAGCTGACTGTCAGAGGCCAGACCTCCTGTACCATGACTGTTCAATTTAGCTATGAGGGAGAAATGACTAAGCATAGCCAAAACAACCACCTCCTGTCTTTCAATCAAGACACTTACAAAACATCAGGCATCAGCCAACATAAGATCTCTCAGTCACCCACTTCTTCCTTATACCCACTGATATCCTACTCTGTCAACAAAGATGAAGTAATCCGTTTTCTGTAAACAAGGCCTGCAACGAGCCGGTCTATTTAAACAGACAGCCATGGTCGACAGACCAGTAGGCAATAGGCACCGACAGAAAAGCAACAGCATTTAGTGAGGACAGAAATAGCCAGCACAATAAACAGGGTGGCACTAGTTCAAATCTTTTTCACTCACACTCTAACAGAAAGTAACATTCCTTACCATGCCGGCCCAAGTTTCTACCCTGGCCGTGTGTATCTTCTTGTATCATTGTGCTAACGCTGGTCAGCTGACAGGCAACGCACTCTGCTTTCTATGCTGCAATCCCGTGCAGTGTGCgctggttaaaaaaatatatataaaaaaaaaaaaaaaaaaaaatggactgCAGAGTCCAGTACCTAGAGAGCAGCTCACTCAGCCTTGCAGACCCTTCCCCCAACACAACCTCCAGCTCTACCCCAGGCCGTCACGCTCCCTCTCCACTACTGGCTACCTCTGGTACTATACTACTGCCAAACCAACCGACCAGTAAAGAAAAGCAGCAGCAAATGCATGCAGATTtagctttattttttattttttaaatagtaaTTTAACAGCACAGAAAGAATATAATGCAGGCGTATTAAACTGTGAACGTAGACGTACGAACACCGCTGCAAGGTCACCCCATAATATAATCTCAATAATGTGTTTTAAAAGTGTGAGAGCAAATGGAGTCTTTCACCGTGTCACAATTCTTTCCTCTACTGAAATCAATTCAACCTTTTGCCAGTAAACTCTCATTATATCACACGACGGACTGTGAAAAAAATCTGAGTGAGATCACAAAATGAGCCTGGCCAATGCCAAGTATCACATGATGATAGTGGCGGCTATTTAATGGTGTACCCCTCTCACAGGGAATTTGCTTTGTGCAATGACCGTTCACCATGATTTATGCAATTAATATATGCCTGACTGAAGTTCAACAGGCAAAGGCGCAGAATTACAGTAATAAATTCCTGACAGACACGGATCATTAAACAATTTACACACATAGATGGTTCCTGCTTTCTTCATTGATTCAACACGTTCAGCTTTGTAGCTTTACAGGCTGCTGTATTTAAAAGGAAACACTCAACTGCTGTACCAACTATCGGTCTATGTTCTGCTCCCGAACACTCAAGCTTCAAAGAGTGCATGAGCAATGCTGGGAGAAGACCACATGCGCGCACAAAAAACACAGGGTGAAGAGAACCAATTTGTTGCTACACCCGGGCGGAACAGGCACTTACTTCATCAGATGCTGAACGCAGGCATTGCACGGCGGCTTGTTTCTTTATCTCTTCCAGACTCAGATCCGTCCCTCCTTTCTTCTTACACTTGGCCCATTTCTTCCCAGTTCCCTTCTCCCAGCCCAACAAGATGTCGTTCTCCTGCACACAACATCCACATCAGTTATTTAACCAGACAGCTGGTATAAACAGGAACGGGAAATGCAATGTTTTAAAATATTGACAGTACAAGAAATAAAATAGGTGGGTTTAATCATTAGGTTCGCTTAAACCACAAAACAAACTGACTCAAATCAATACTAGAGCCTGTTCTTCATTGACTAGGTGCATGTTTAACTAAATGGGGGTTACTAGATACCATCATGTTCGTAACAAGACATTGCCGCTGCTGGACACCTACCTGATCCTGCAGGTCGTAGTCGTAATTATCATGCAGGAGCAGGCTGAGGACGTAACGGGTGTAGATCATGGCATCGATCCCGCACTTCTCCAGCTCCTGGCCCAGCCAGCTCTGCACTGGGCCCAGTGAGTGAAGCAGGGACATCTCTGCGGCAGGCAGGGGGCCCACTGGGATTAAGGGGCACGAGAAGCTTTCAAGAGGAGCAGGACCGTCCGACTCGTCGCTCACTGGACGCATGGGAATCTTCAGGTGTTGGCCATTCTGAGGTGGAGCGGCATTGTGACAGGTGGATATGGAGGGGcggtggtgtggagaggggacaGGGCAGTAGAGCCTATCTGGAAGgcgtggagggggggggggttactcCAGCAGGATGCACAGGGAGGAAGCTACATGGAGAGACATGTTGGgtgctgttttttttctttctgtgaGCAAATAGGTAACTTCACTCGTCAGGCATGGCTTTAACTGATGAAAGCTATCAGCTGTTCGGCAAAACACTAGACGTGCTTGCGTCTCAGTCAGAGGGGCTCATGCTGGGCTACGGCTTACTTCACCGGCACAACCTGAAAGATAGGGGGGAAGACTTGAGTCACATCTCTGTTGCATTTAAATGTTACACAAGGTAGGTCTATTCTTTTACACCATGATAtacggagtgtacaaaacattaggaacataaTATTGAGTCGCACCCCtttttgcccccagaacagcctcaaatcgTCGGGGAATGGGACGGAGGTGTCAAAAGCGTACCAccaggatgctggcccatgcttcccagttgtgtcaagttggctggatgtcctttgggtggtggactattttTGATACACGCGGGAAACAGTTGAGCGTTAAGAACCCCGTTCAAAGCCacctaaatattttgtcttgcccagtcaccctctgaatggcacatatgcACAAtaaatgtctcaattgtctcaaggcttaaaatccaCCTTTAAATCCGTCtactcctcttcatctacactgattgaggtggacttaacaagtggcatcaatcgGGGATAACagttttcacctggtcactctgtcatgaaaagagcaggggttcctaatgttttgcacaTTCTATAAGCCCTAGGCTTAGAAGAATGACAAAGAATACACAGCAATTCCTTGCAACACAGCTGATAAGCCATTTATGCTAATTTTGTTGACCTGGTTCAATCTGACTTCAAAAGATCTGACCCAGGTGACTTCAGTTGCTTTGAGACCCCATTAATTTAAAAGAATAT from Oncorhynchus tshawytscha isolate Ot180627B linkage group LG15, Otsh_v2.0, whole genome shotgun sequence includes the following:
- the LOC112214827 gene encoding uncharacterized protein KIAA0232 isoform X1, coding for MRPVSDESDGPAPLESFSCPLIPVGPLPAAEMSLLHSLGPVQSWLGQELEKCGIDAMIYTRYVLSLLLHDNYDYDLQDQENDILLGWEKGTGKKWAKCKKKGGTDLSLEEIKKQAAVQCLRSASDENSGIESLVEELCSKLKDIQNKQKEDKQLKKSDGSQSPEGVESPSSKDQVEMYYEAFPPLSEKSVCLQEIMTVWNKARAIAYSGSSSSVAPQTSTDTSSPKDCNSDGEAAKEKTPEACSTNPTSQRTQQRRSKKEKEKRFHGGATAEDRATVHGKKQVRHRSEGKYRPRSWSSGSSEAGSSSSGNQGDSKTSSSKAGRIRHRSKEVFSRSKRGCHSGQVKLALKAVDKEERRNAGGNSSSSATGGPVRQTQLYKKGRRQLKEIGEDPGWWEEKESGAEASNKKEYMEEPLWYTEPITEYLVPFSSRRSKLETKYRSKVDSPDDSTTSTDFGRLSERMQGICIANTSFQRAYLAAGTFVDGHFVEVPGDADEDATELNGTSSCPPPEDSRGLDDEYLSEFTHFYEVDIYQSILDPSASDLVQESRILNMIRQKSEEQRDFEAECCLVLDGLELQGESAIRMGCLDALGDDGFFVQDLENMAQFWACYLSSSSEDIDGESFAGDSPVQLSPALDGVPFTIGTLPGNLEEPHLPEATSEAPGLNSSCLSLFELQYDSPTLPFLPVGHENNTDSSSCRDPHCNKQSRLLIWTKNSAFDETEHCSNLSTRTCSPWSYSEETRSDNEHINVQTEESALIGKEEINCIIPPISGAYLEEKILDFLQENNGHQCEKANVGPVSNPTIAKKSKLESICGIALERDESKQYDAGMFSDDSNQPSDNYSSGIIKDIWTAVGDGDLLLSLGEENPGEGLFSQESSSYRCVCLDLQTKEEDPVQGPPKKAVQRSEYHLWEEGKNEEQALLDKNRLSKMNASGDYMTPSNPWDVNPEKDNTSFILGGVYGELKTFSSDQDWAVVPPGDVKGSLLQCATAAASSSGSDVVTIAGTDRVFMNTGSCFASGHKPLWRPLVSFGQSDQATKGGEDGSNKGFSFIFHEDLLGSCAGFRGEEPGIDYPFASFDLNSPFSQVLQVECSFNPEDMASFSPGFKPKSILCSDSENEAFHPRLYGINRTTQYRAIRISPRTHFRPISASELSPGGGSESEVESEKEEMSVPVLAPPDVSDDPQADLKPLEEDAENEGPCYGKSELQSGKFLPRLKKSGMEKSAQTSLDSQEGSSTLLPIAEQETCMDCETASGQMDVPVDKIQEEEPCREKEACKCAAAGQSPTYGKTYDFVEDLHEFPLLNISGQGLTGIQQDECWWQNTICSPLFPGPQCTGSSNI
- the LOC112214827 gene encoding uncharacterized protein KIAA0232 isoform X2, whose amino-acid sequence is MNSGIESLVEELCSKLKDIQNKQKEDKQLKKSDGSQSPEGVESPSSKDQVEMYYEAFPPLSEKSVCLQEIMTVWNKARAIAYSGSSSSVAPQTSTDTSSPKDCNSDGEAAKEKTPEACSTNPTSQRTQQRRSKKEKEKRFHGGATAEDRATVHGKKQVRHRSEGKYRPRSWSSGSSEAGSSSSGNQGDSKTSSSKAGRIRHRSKEVFSRSKRGCHSGQVKLALKAVDKEERRNAGGNSSSSATGGPVRQTQLYKKGRRQLKEIGEDPGWWEEKESGAEASNKKEYMEEPLWYTEPITEYLVPFSSRRSKLETKYRSKVDSPDDSTTSTDFGRLSERMQGICIANTSFQRAYLAAGTFVDGHFVEVPGDADEDATELNGTSSCPPPEDSRGLDDEYLSEFTHFYEVDIYQSILDPSASDLVQESRILNMIRQKSEEQRDFEAECCLVLDGLELQGESAIRMGCLDALGDDGFFVQDLENMAQFWACYLSSSSEDIDGESFAGDSPVQLSPALDGVPFTIGTLPGNLEEPHLPEATSEAPGLNSSCLSLFELQYDSPTLPFLPVGHENNTDSSSCRDPHCNKQSRLLIWTKNSAFDETEHCSNLSTRTCSPWSYSEETRSDNEHINVQTEESALIGKEEINCIIPPISGAYLEEKILDFLQENNGHQCEKANVGPVSNPTIAKKSKLESICGIALERDESKQYDAGMFSDDSNQPSDNYSSGIIKDIWTAVGDGDLLLSLGEENPGEGLFSQESSSYRCVCLDLQTKEEDPVQGPPKKAVQRSEYHLWEEGKNEEQALLDKNRLSKMNASGDYMTPSNPWDVNPEKDNTSFILGGVYGELKTFSSDQDWAVVPPGDVKGSLLQCATAAASSSGSDVVTIAGTDRVFMNTGSCFASGHKPLWRPLVSFGQSDQATKGGEDGSNKGFSFIFHEDLLGSCAGFRGEEPGIDYPFASFDLNSPFSQVLQVECSFNPEDMASFSPGFKPKSILCSDSENEAFHPRLYGINRTTQYRAIRISPRTHFRPISASELSPGGGSESEVESEKEEMSVPVLAPPDVSDDPQADLKPLEEDAENEGPCYGKSELQSGKFLPRLKKSGMEKSAQTSLDSQEGSSTLLPIAEQETCMDCETASGQMDVPVDKIQEEEPCREKEACKCAAAGQSPTYGKTYDFVEDLHEFPLLNISGQGLTGIQQDECWWQNTICSPLFPGPQCTGSSNI